A section of the Mycolicibacterium anyangense genome encodes:
- the glgP gene encoding alpha-glucan family phosphorylase: MKALRRFTVRAHLPERLSALGRLSTNLRWSWDTPTQDLFASIDPQLWAQTGQDPVALLGAVTPQRLDELAVDSGFLAGLDQLAGDLDDYLARPMWYQEQDPATMPTGIAYFSMEFGVAEVLPNYSGGLGILAGDHLKSASDLGLPLVAVGLYYRSGYFGQSLTADGWQRENYPSLDPQGLPLRLLTDAAGAPVLVELALPEARQLRARVWVAQVGRIPLLLLDSDIPENEHDLRNVTDRLYGGDQEHRMKQELLAGIGGVRAVRAFTAIEGRPAPDVFHMNEGHAGFLGVERIRELMAAERLDFDTALTVVRSSTVFTTHTPVPAGIDRFPVEMVQRYFGDDGPAGLLPGVPVARVLAFGAEDDPTKFNMAHMGLRLAQRANGVSLLHGRVSREMFDELWPGFDPADVPIGSITNGVHGPTWAAPQWLQLGRELAGSTEALREPQVWARLQEVDPGHIWWIRSQLRAYLVEDVRRRLRRSWLERGASDAELGWIATAFDPGVLTIGFARRVPTYKRLTLMLRDPQRLEALLLDPDKPLQLIVAGKSHPADDAGKALIQQVVKFADRPEVRHRIAFLPDYDMSMARSLYWGCDVWLNNPLRPLEACGTSGMKSALNGGLNLSIRDGWWDEWYDGENGWEIPTADGLADEGRRDDLEAAALYDLLAHSVGPKFYDRDERGVPTRWVEMVRHTLQSLGPKVLASRMVRDYTEKYYAPAAQSLRRTVAPVDGLPFGAARDLSAYRLRAREAWPQVAVTDVDSTGLPDTPLLGSQLTLTAAVQLAGLRPEEVVVQAVLGRVDATDVLVNPTYVEMLHTGPGDGGTELFSTTTPLPVAGSVGYTVRVLPHHSLLAADNELGLVRMA, encoded by the coding sequence GTGAAGGCCCTGCGTAGGTTCACGGTCCGTGCCCACCTGCCCGAGCGGCTCTCGGCGCTGGGCCGGTTGTCGACCAACCTGCGCTGGTCCTGGGATACGCCGACGCAGGATCTGTTCGCGTCGATCGATCCGCAGTTGTGGGCGCAGACCGGGCAGGACCCGGTCGCCCTGCTGGGCGCGGTCACACCCCAGCGTCTGGACGAACTCGCCGTGGACAGCGGTTTTCTGGCGGGGCTGGACCAGCTGGCCGGCGATCTCGACGACTACCTCGCCCGCCCGATGTGGTACCAGGAGCAGGATCCGGCGACCATGCCGACCGGCATCGCGTACTTCTCGATGGAGTTCGGTGTCGCCGAGGTGCTGCCGAACTACTCCGGTGGCCTGGGCATCCTGGCCGGCGACCATCTGAAGTCGGCGTCGGACCTCGGTCTGCCGCTGGTCGCCGTCGGCTTGTACTACCGCTCGGGGTACTTCGGGCAGTCCTTGACGGCCGATGGCTGGCAGCGGGAGAACTACCCATCGCTGGACCCGCAGGGCCTGCCGCTGCGCCTGCTCACCGATGCCGCCGGCGCGCCTGTCCTGGTGGAGCTGGCGCTACCGGAGGCCCGGCAGCTGCGCGCCCGGGTATGGGTGGCCCAGGTCGGGCGGATCCCGCTGTTGCTGCTGGACTCCGACATCCCGGAGAACGAGCACGACCTGCGTAACGTCACCGATCGGCTTTACGGCGGTGACCAGGAACACCGGATGAAGCAGGAGCTGTTGGCCGGGATCGGCGGCGTGCGCGCCGTGCGGGCGTTCACCGCCATCGAGGGCCGGCCGGCACCCGACGTCTTCCACATGAACGAGGGCCATGCCGGTTTCCTCGGCGTCGAGCGCATCCGCGAGCTGATGGCGGCCGAGCGGCTGGACTTCGACACCGCGCTGACGGTGGTGCGCTCCAGCACGGTCTTCACCACCCACACCCCGGTGCCCGCCGGGATCGACCGGTTCCCGGTGGAGATGGTGCAGCGCTACTTCGGCGACGACGGCCCGGCGGGGCTGCTGCCCGGTGTCCCGGTGGCCCGCGTGCTGGCCTTCGGTGCCGAGGACGACCCGACGAAGTTCAACATGGCGCACATGGGTCTGCGGCTGGCCCAGCGCGCCAACGGGGTGTCGCTGCTGCACGGCCGGGTCAGCCGGGAGATGTTCGACGAGCTGTGGCCGGGTTTCGACCCGGCCGACGTGCCGATCGGGTCCATCACCAACGGTGTGCACGGCCCCACCTGGGCCGCGCCGCAGTGGCTGCAACTGGGCCGTGAGCTGGCCGGCTCCACCGAGGCGCTGCGTGAGCCCCAGGTCTGGGCCCGCCTGCAGGAGGTCGACCCCGGCCACATCTGGTGGATCCGGTCGCAACTGCGGGCCTACCTGGTCGAGGACGTGCGTCGCAGGCTGCGTAGGTCGTGGCTGGAGCGCGGTGCTTCGGATGCTGAACTTGGTTGGATTGCAACAGCTTTTGACCCCGGCGTCTTGACTATAGGGTTTGCCCGACGGGTTCCCACCTATAAGCGGCTGACCCTGATGCTGCGTGATCCGCAACGGCTGGAGGCGCTGCTGCTCGATCCCGACAAGCCGCTGCAGCTGATCGTCGCGGGCAAGTCGCATCCGGCCGACGACGCCGGCAAGGCGCTGATCCAGCAGGTGGTGAAGTTCGCCGACCGGCCCGAGGTGCGGCATCGCATCGCCTTCCTACCCGATTACGACATGTCGATGGCCCGGTCGCTGTACTGGGGATGCGATGTGTGGCTGAACAATCCGCTGCGGCCGCTGGAGGCGTGCGGCACCTCCGGCATGAAGAGCGCGCTCAACGGCGGGCTGAACCTGTCCATCCGCGACGGGTGGTGGGACGAGTGGTACGACGGCGAAAACGGTTGGGAGATACCGACTGCCGACGGACTTGCTGACGAGGGGCGCCGCGACGACCTGGAGGCCGCGGCACTCTACGACCTACTGGCGCACTCCGTCGGCCCGAAGTTCTACGACCGTGACGAGCGCGGCGTGCCGACCCGCTGGGTCGAGATGGTGCGCCATACCCTGCAGTCGCTGGGGCCCAAGGTGCTGGCCTCGCGGATGGTGCGCGACTACACCGAGAAGTACTACGCGCCGGCTGCGCAGTCGCTGCGCCGCACCGTCGCGCCCGTCGACGGACTGCCGTTCGGGGCGGCCCGCGACCTGAGCGCCTACCGGCTGCGGGCCCGCGAAGCCTGGCCGCAGGTCGCCGTCACCGACGTCGACAGCACCGGCCTGCCCGACACCCCGCTGCTCGGCTCGCAGCTCACCCTCACCGCCGCCGTGCAACTGGCCGGTCTGCGGCCCGAGGAAGTCGTGGTGCAGGCCGTGCTGGGGCGTGTCGACGCCACCGATGTGCTGGTGAACCCGACGTATGTGGAGATGCTGCACACCGGACCGGGCGACGGCGGTACCGAACTGTTCTCGACCACGACACCGCTTCCGGTGGCCGGGTCGGTCGGCTACACGGTGCGGGTGTTGCCGCACCACTCGCTGCTCGCCGCCGACAACGAACTCGGTCTGGTGAGAATGGCGTAA
- a CDS encoding alpha-1,4-glucan--maltose-1-phosphate maltosyltransferase, whose translation MPGRIEIDDVAPVVSCGTYPAKAVVGEVVPVCASVWREGHDAVAATLVVRYLGSAYPQLGQSPARRVKALEAAEAVATPAAANRVKPQLYPMALGRTPDLFHGQFVPDRVGLWTFRIDGWGDPITTWRHAVTAKLDAGQGESELNNDLLVGARLLERAATGVPRDRRTPLLHASAALRESGDPVTRAALALSHEVTELLAAFPLRELVTRGTTYGVWADRPLARCSAWYEFFPRSTGGWDAEGRPVHGTFATSIEALPRIAAMGFNVVYLPPIHPIGKVHRKGRNNTVTAEPGDVGSPWAIGSDEGGHDAVHPALGSIEDFDRFVAAVRDHGMEVALDLALQCAPDHPWAKDHRQWFTELPDGTIAYAENPPKKYQDIYPLNFDNDPGGLYDEVLRVVRHWIEHGVTIFRVDNPHTKPPNFWAWLISQVKATHPDVLFLSEAFTRPARMYGLAKLGFTQSYSYFTWRTAKWEIEEFGRQIAEHADYARPNLFVNTPDILHESLQQGGPGMFAIRAVLAATLGTSWGVYSGFELFEHLPVREGSEEYLDSEKYELRPRDFDGALSRGQSLEPFLKRLNEIRRVHPALCQLRTITFHHVDNEALLAYSKFDPVTGDTVLVVVTLNAFGPEEGTVWLDMGALGMQPYDRFWVRDEITGEEYQWGQANYVRIEPGRAVAHVLNMPLIPPDQRASLLRRE comes from the coding sequence GTGCCCGGTCGTATCGAGATCGATGACGTCGCGCCCGTTGTGTCCTGCGGTACCTACCCAGCCAAGGCTGTCGTCGGCGAGGTGGTCCCGGTCTGCGCGTCGGTCTGGCGTGAGGGACACGACGCGGTGGCCGCGACTCTGGTGGTCCGCTACCTGGGGTCGGCCTACCCGCAGCTGGGCCAGAGCCCGGCCCGCCGGGTCAAGGCGCTGGAGGCCGCCGAAGCGGTGGCGACGCCGGCGGCCGCCAACCGGGTCAAGCCGCAGCTGTATCCGATGGCACTGGGGCGCACCCCTGATCTGTTCCACGGCCAGTTCGTCCCCGACCGGGTCGGGCTGTGGACATTCCGCATCGACGGGTGGGGCGACCCCATCACCACCTGGCGGCACGCGGTGACCGCCAAGCTGGACGCCGGACAGGGCGAGTCGGAACTGAACAACGATCTACTGGTCGGCGCGCGCCTGCTCGAGCGCGCCGCCACCGGTGTGCCGCGGGACCGGCGCACCCCGCTGCTGCACGCCAGCGCCGCACTGCGCGAGTCCGGCGACCCCGTCACCCGCGCCGCCCTGGCGCTGTCGCACGAGGTCACCGAGCTGCTGGCCGCATTCCCGCTGCGTGAACTGGTCACCAGGGGCACCACCTATGGCGTCTGGGCCGACCGGCCGCTGGCCCGGTGCAGCGCCTGGTACGAGTTCTTTCCGCGCTCGACCGGCGGCTGGGACGCTGAGGGCCGCCCCGTGCACGGCACCTTCGCGACGTCGATCGAGGCGCTGCCCCGGATCGCCGCGATGGGCTTCAACGTGGTCTACCTGCCGCCGATCCACCCGATCGGCAAGGTGCACCGCAAGGGGCGCAACAACACCGTCACCGCGGAACCGGGCGATGTCGGCTCGCCGTGGGCGATCGGCAGCGACGAGGGCGGCCACGACGCCGTGCACCCGGCCCTGGGCAGCATCGAGGACTTCGACCGGTTCGTGGCCGCGGTGCGCGACCACGGCATGGAGGTGGCGCTGGACTTGGCGCTGCAGTGCGCACCGGATCACCCGTGGGCCAAGGACCACCGGCAGTGGTTCACCGAGTTGCCCGACGGGACCATCGCCTACGCGGAGAACCCGCCGAAGAAGTACCAGGACATCTACCCGCTGAACTTCGACAACGACCCAGGCGGGCTCTACGACGAGGTGCTGCGCGTGGTGCGGCACTGGATCGAGCACGGCGTCACGATCTTCCGGGTCGACAACCCGCACACCAAGCCACCGAACTTCTGGGCGTGGTTGATCAGCCAGGTGAAGGCCACCCACCCCGACGTGCTGTTCCTCTCCGAGGCGTTCACCCGCCCGGCGCGGATGTACGGGCTGGCCAAACTCGGCTTCACCCAGTCGTATTCGTATTTCACCTGGCGTACCGCCAAGTGGGAGATCGAGGAGTTCGGCCGCCAGATCGCCGAGCATGCCGACTACGCGCGGCCCAACCTCTTCGTCAACACCCCCGACATCCTGCACGAGAGCCTGCAGCAGGGCGGCCCGGGCATGTTCGCCATCCGCGCGGTGCTGGCGGCCACCCTGGGCACGTCGTGGGGGGTGTACTCCGGTTTCGAACTCTTCGAGCATCTGCCGGTGCGGGAAGGCAGCGAGGAGTACCTGGATTCGGAGAAGTACGAACTGCGTCCGCGTGACTTCGACGGCGCCCTGTCCCGTGGGCAATCACTGGAGCCATTCCTCAAGCGGCTCAACGAGATCCGCCGGGTACATCCGGCACTGTGCCAATTGCGCACCATCACCTTCCACCACGTCGACAACGAGGCGCTGCTGGCCTACAGCAAGTTCGACCCGGTGACCGGCGACACGGTGCTGGTGGTGGTGACGTTGAACGCATTCGGCCCCGAAGAGGGAACGGTATGGCTGGATATGGGCGCACTGGGTATGCAGCCCTACGACCGTTTCTGGGTGCGTGACGAAATCACCGGGGAGGAATACCAATGGGGCCAAGCCAACTACGTACGCATCGAGCCCGGACGTGCCGTCGCGCACGTCCTGAACATGCCGCTGATCCCGCCCGACCAGCGAGCGAGTCTGCTTCGCCGGGAATGA